A stretch of the Engraulis encrasicolus isolate BLACKSEA-1 chromosome 19, IST_EnEncr_1.0, whole genome shotgun sequence genome encodes the following:
- the fabp7a gene encoding fatty acid binding protein 7, brain, a: MDAFCATWKLIDSQNFDEYMKALGVPFATRQVGNVTKPTIVISQDGDKIVVKTQSTFKNTEISSKLGDEFEETTADDRKVKSVLTMDGNKLVHVQKWDGKETKFTREIKDGKMIMHLTFEGVEATRTYEKA; this comes from the exons ATGGATGCTTTTTGTGCCACCTGGAAGCTGATTGACAGCCAGAACTTTGATGAGTACATGAAAGCCCTCG GTGTTCCCTTCGCCACAAGGCAAGTGGGCAACGTAACCAAGCCAACCATCGTAATCAGCCAAGACGGAGACAAGATTGTGGTGAAAACTCAGAGCACATTCAAGAACACCGAGATTTCCTCCAAACTTGGAGATGAATTTGAAGAGACCACCGCCGACGACAGAAAAGTCAAG TCTGTGCTGACGATGGACGGCAACAAACTGGTGCACGTTCAGAAGTGGGATGGCAAGGAGACGAAGTTCACCCGCGAGATCAAGGACGGAAAAATGATCATG CATCTGACGTTCGAGGGCGTGGAAGCTACCCGTACGTACGAGAAGGCATAA